The DNA segment GGCCTTTAATTTCCAGCCAACCTCTGGAGATCCTGTGAAACTGAGGAGCTTGAGGCGGTCATCGGTGGTGAACAGGTCGGCGCCCTCCCGTGAACAGGGTAAAATGGAAAAAGCGCCCTTGGGCAGATCGGTTTCAGCCAGCACTTCACCAATAATGAGGGCGCCAATGGGGGTTAGACTGGCAGGTTTAAGAATAAATGGACAGCCTGCCGCAATGGCAGGAGCGATTTTATGCGCGGCCAGGTTCAGCGGGAAATTAAAGGGGCTGATAAATGAACAGGGCCCAATAGGAACGCGCTTGGTATAGCCCGTGTAGCCAGCGGCCCTGGCGCTGATGTCCATTGGAATAACCTCGCCATAAATCCGGACGGCTTCTTCTGCAGCTATGCGAAAGGTGTCAATTAAGCGGCCGGCTTCGCCCTCGGCATCTTTTATCGGTTTGCCGGCTTCTATGCAAAGAGTCATTGCCAGTTCATCGAAGCGTTCTTTGAAGCGATCAACGCAGTGATACAGAATCTCTTGGCGTTGGTACGAGGCCAGTTTTCGCATCGGTCCGGCTGCTGAAACCGTCATTGTGATTGCCTGGTCAATGACATCACGAGAAGCCATTGAGACCTTGCAGGCCTCTTTTAGGGTGAATTTGTCAAACACGCTAAGAAGAGTGGTTGTGTCAAACGTAGCCTCGTTGGCTAAATAGTACGGGTAGTGATTTTTTAGGGTCATGGACATCTCCTTGTTAGAATCAGATTTTGCCAGGGTAAGGCCCTAACCCGGCAGAGCTGGATAAGTTACTTTAGGAAATTGTTTTAAACGACAAAACAATTTCTGAAAGTAACTAAATAGGGCAAATGATGTTACCTAACCGGCTGCTTAGTTTCGCATTTTCTCGATAGTCGATAGGGATAATAACTAACGTGGGCCCGGGCTCCTCAAAAGACGTTTTGAGTTTAAGGTACAACTCTGCACTGTTTTCGATGATATGCGAGTTCCAGCCGAATGATTTGGCCAGAAGTGTCCAGTCCGGGTTGTCAAAGGAAAGGTCTGTATGTTTGCCAAACTCATTATCCTGTTTCCATTGAATCAGTCCGTACGAATGATCCTCCCAAACCATGGCGACAAAATTGGCGTTAATCCGTTTTGCCGTCTCCATCTCCTGGACATTCATTAGAAAACCGGCATCGCCGCAGATGGCCAAGATTTTTTTGTCAGGACAGATCAGGGTGGCAGAGATTGCGGCTGGCAGGGCAAAGCCCATGGAACAAAACCCGTTAGGAATGAGGCAGGTATTGGGGGCGTGGCATTGATAATGTCTGGCAATCCACATCTTATGGGCCCCGACATCGGAGATGACAATGTCATCTGGGCCCATCACCTGGCGTACATCCCATAAAACTTTTTGCGGGCGGATAAGGGGCGCTGTTTCGTCATTTTTGTGCAGCGCGAACTCCCTGAGCATCTCCAGTCGCACAGCATTTTGCTGGGCGCGGTCAAAAGAGAGGGGGCCAGATTTATCAACCCGTTCGCAAAGCATCCAGAGGGCATGGGCAATATCGCCAATGACCTCTTTTTCGGGATGGTAGCATGAGTCTATTTCAGCCGGCAGGAAATCGATATGAATAATATGTTTGTTTTTGTCGGAATTCCAGAGGCGAGGATGGTACTCCACCATGTCATACCCTATAGTAATAACTACGTCAGCCGAGTCTAAGGCACAGGTTACAACGTCCTTGGCCTGGAGGCCGATGGTAAACAGACATGCTTCATCATCCATGTCCAGGCAGCCCTTTGCCATAAAGGTGTTAATTACTGGAATTTTTGATTTAGCGCAAAACTCACGAAGTTTAGGTACGGCTTTTTTTCGAAAACAACCGTTGCCGGCAAGAATAATTGGCCGTTTTGCATTTTTGATACTATCAAAGGCCTGATCGATAATTTTGTCGTCGGGAACAGGGCGTCGGAAGCGAACCGGGGTAATTGGCTGCTCGGCGGTCTGCATTTTTGCCACATCCTCAGGAAGTTCTATATGGCAGGCACCGGCTTTTTCTGTTCGGGACAGGCGGACAGCCTTTCTGACAATTTCCGGGATTGTATCTGGATGCAGAATTGTAGTGTTCCATTTGGTGACGGGCCTGAACATGGCCACCACATCCATAACTTGATGCGACTCTTTATGGCGCCGGTGTGATGCCCCTTGCCCGGTAATTACCAGCATCGGCGCCCTGTCCATGTTGGCATTGGCCACACCGGTGATCAGATTTGTGGCGCCAGGGCCTAAGGTGCCGAGGCAGACAGCGGGGTTTCCGGTCAGCCGGCCATGGGCTTCGGCCATAAATGCTGCACCCTGTTCATGTCGGGTAAGAATAAACCGAATTTTTTTAGACTGTTCCAGAGAGATCATGAGATCGGCGTTTTCTTCACCAGGAACGCCAAAAACATATTCAATTCCTTCTTCTTCAAGGCATTTAACCAGCAAATCAGATGCTTTCATGAGGACACCAGTAGAGATGTATTGTTAGTTTTTGTTTTCTTTGAAGATTGGTTCAATTTCACATAGTTCGGCATAGGC comes from the Desulfobulbaceae bacterium genome and includes:
- a CDS encoding aldehyde dehydrogenase family protein, coding for MTLKNHYPYYLANEATFDTTTLLSVFDKFTLKEACKVSMASRDVIDQAITMTVSAAGPMRKLASYQRQEILYHCVDRFKERFDELAMTLCIEAGKPIKDAEGEAGRLIDTFRIAAEEAVRIYGEVIPMDISARAAGYTGYTKRVPIGPCSFISPFNFPLNLAAHKIAPAIAAGCPFILKPASLTPIGALIIGEVLAETDLPKGAFSILPCSREGADLFTTDDRLKLLSFTGSPEVGWKLKAKAGKKPVVLELGGNAACIVDEDADIDDAVARIVFGAYYQSGQSCVSVQRILAHQKIYAQLRTKLMTAVNNLKSGDPKNRDTFIGPIISQTETDRIKSWIDEAVKAGASLLCGGTQQGTIIEATLLENVPEKQNLNCQEAFGPVAILSSFSDFDQALAQVNNSAFGLQAGIFTRDLYKAQKAWDVLEVGSVIIGDVPSWRVDHMPYGGVKDSGLGREGIRYAIEDMTEIRLMAVRTPPNG
- a CDS encoding acetolactate synthase large subunit, with translation MKASDLLVKCLEEEGIEYVFGVPGEENADLMISLEQSKKIRFILTRHEQGAAFMAEAHGRLTGNPAVCLGTLGPGATNLITGVANANMDRAPMLVITGQGASHRRHKESHQVMDVVAMFRPVTKWNTTILHPDTIPEIVRKAVRLSRTEKAGACHIELPEDVAKMQTAEQPITPVRFRRPVPDDKIIDQAFDSIKNAKRPIILAGNGCFRKKAVPKLREFCAKSKIPVINTFMAKGCLDMDDEACLFTIGLQAKDVVTCALDSADVVITIGYDMVEYHPRLWNSDKNKHIIHIDFLPAEIDSCYHPEKEVIGDIAHALWMLCERVDKSGPLSFDRAQQNAVRLEMLREFALHKNDETAPLIRPQKVLWDVRQVMGPDDIVISDVGAHKMWIARHYQCHAPNTCLIPNGFCSMGFALPAAISATLICPDKKILAICGDAGFLMNVQEMETAKRINANFVAMVWEDHSYGLIQWKQDNEFGKHTDLSFDNPDWTLLAKSFGWNSHIIENSAELYLKLKTSFEEPGPTLVIIPIDYRENAKLSSRLGNIICPI